A window of the Parambassis ranga chromosome 17, fParRan2.1, whole genome shotgun sequence genome harbors these coding sequences:
- the LOC114449934 gene encoding cysteine-rich secretory protein LCCL domain-containing 1-like — translation MKRSLPFPDWVQAASLLLCLTQTVLTAALSNSTSLESMLDKYRNKDEEWWRVRTRGRRAISEEDMHLILDLHNKLRGQVHPPASNMEYMVWDYELERSAEHWAHTCRWEHGPSHMLTQIGQNLGAHWGRDRPPTYHVQAWYDEVRYYSYPYSQECNPHCPFRCSGPVCTHYTQLVWATSNRIGCAINVCYNMNVWGMIWAKAVYLVCNYSPPGNWWGHAPYKYGTPCSACPASYAGGCRDNLCYKDGGVDRRPAPETEETNYVEPEPEPVRDREPQPRAQSPDPSPNNNLERNQVVSTEQMSQQVDCETKLRDQCKGTTCNRYECPPGCLDRPGKVVGTAYYDMQSSVCGAGLHSGVIDNDGGWLDVTRLGRKQQFTKSYKNGIQSIGKNRSANSFKVETVPVKAVRCDTTVALYCPFKKPVRHCPRLYCPRNCLHDSQARVIGTKFYSDKSSICRAAIHAGVIQNESGGYLDVMPVDKRRQYSGSYQNGITSESLLNPTGGKAFRVFAVI, via the exons ATGAAGAGGTCTCTTCCTTTCCCTGACTGGGTTCAAGCAGCGAGTCTGCTCCTGTGCTTGACCCAAACCGTCCTGACTGCGGCGCTCTCCAACTCCACAAGCCTGGAGTCCATGCTGGACAAGTACAGGAACAAGGATGAGGAGTGGTGGAGGGTCAGGACGAGAGGCAGGAGGGCCATCAGTGAGGAAGACATGCACCTCATCCTGGACCTGCACAACAAGCTGCGGGGTCAGGTCCACCCTCCTGCCTCCAACATGGAGTACATG GTGTGGGATTATGAGTTGGAGAGGAGCGCAGAGCATTGGGCACATACTTGCCGATGGGAACATGGCCCAAGCCACATGTTGACACAAATAGGCCAAAACCTGGGAGCACACTGGGGCAG GGACCGGCCCCCGACCTACCATGTCCAGGCCTGGTATGATGAAGTGAGGTATTACAGCTATCCGTACTCTCAGGAGTGTAACCCACACTGTCCATTCAGATGTTCAGGGCCTGTTTGTACTCACTACACTCAG ttggtGTGGGCGACAAGTAACCGTATTGGCTGTGCTATCAATGTGTGTTACAACATGAATGTGTGGGGAATGATCTGGGCCAAAGCTGTCTATCTGGTCTGCAACTACTCCCCACC aggtaACTGGTGGGGTCACGCTCCATACAAATACGGAACTCCCTGTTCTGCATGTCCAGCCAGCtatgctggaggctgcagggacaACCTCTGCTATAAAG ATGGTGGGGTCGACAGGCGTCCAGCTCCTGAAACCGAGGAGACCAACTACGTTGAACCTGAACCAGAACCTGTGAGGGACAGAGAACCCCAACCCAGAGCTCAGTCCCCAGACCCATCACCCAACAACAACCTGGAGAGAAATCAGGTTGTCAGCACCGAGCAGATGT CCCAACAGGTCGACTGTGAGACCAAGCTGAGGGATCAGTGCAAGGGAACGACCTGTAACAG ATATGAGTGTCCACCTGGTTGCCTTGACAGGCCTGGAAAAGTAGTTGGGACTGCGTATTATGATATG CAATCCAGCGTGTGTGGAGCTGGGCTACACTCCGGTGTTATTGACAATGATGGAGGATGGCTGGATGTGACCAGGCTGGGCAGAAAACAACAATTCACAAAGTCATACAAGAATGGTATTCAATCTATAGG GAAAAACAGAAGTGCAAATTCCTTCAAAGTAGAAACAGTGCCTG TCAAGGCAGTGAGATGTGATACCACAGTGGCACTGTACTGCCCTTTCAAGAAACCCGTAAGACACTGCCCCAG GTTGTACTGTCCCCGGAACTGTTTGCATGACAGTCAGGCCCGAGTCATTGGGACAAAATTCTACTCAGAT AAATCCAGTATCTGCAGAGCAGCCATTCACGCTGGTGTGATCCAAAATGAGTCAGGAGGTTACCTTGACGTGATGCCAGTGGACAAAAGGAGGCAGTACAGTGGCAGTTATCAAAATGGCATCACTTCAGAGAG CCTACTTAACCCCACGGGAGGAAAAGCCTTCAGAGTGTTTGCAGTCATCTGA